A region from the Rhodamnia argentea isolate NSW1041297 chromosome 7, ASM2092103v1, whole genome shotgun sequence genome encodes:
- the LOC115750911 gene encoding isoprene synthase, chloroplastic-like: MALCLWFAPYLLPELSSRRANGRVHCSASTQVTAPREGRRSANYQPSVWTYNYLQSLVAGEGRPSRREVELQKEKEQMLEEEVRGALNDGNAKPLTIFSLVDDIERLGLGYHFEEDISRALRRCLSPGAVHKSLDKSLHGVALSFRILRQHGFEVSQDVFKIFMDESGSFMKTLGGDVQGMLSLYEASHLAFEGEDILQKARTFAIEHLQSLDPHVSKDLQDQVIHELELPLHRRMPLLEARRSIEAYSRRGHTNLLELAATEFNTSQSILQKDLREMLGWWNTVGLAKRLSFARDRLMECFFWAVGIAKEAPLSNCRKAVTKAFALILVLDDVYDVFGTLDELELFTDAVRRWDLDAVEDLPAYMKLCYLVLYNSVNEMAYDTLKETGENVIPYLAKVWYDLCKAFLQEAKWSNNKIVPGVEEYLNNGWVSSSGQVMLTHAYFLSSPGMRKEEVEALEQYHDLLRLPSLIFRLTNDIASSSAELERGETTNSIRCYMQEKGISEVEARKCVTEQIDTAWKKMNKYLVDRSIFNRPFVRMAYNLARMAHCVYQDGDAIGAPDDQSWTRVHSLIIEPVSLSP, translated from the exons ATGGCACTTTGTCTTTGGTTCGCACCTTATCTCCTTCCGGAGCTTTCCTCTCGGAGGGCTAATGGTCGAGTCCATTGTTCTGCGAGCACGCAGGTCACTGCTCCTCGGGAAGGGCGAAGATCGGCCAATTACCAGCCATCCGTCTGGACTTACAATTACCTTCAGTCCCTTGTCGCCGGTGAAGGTCGTCCATCTCGTCGCGAG GTTGAGCTacagaaagaaaaggaacagaTGTTGGAAGAAGAAGTCAGAGGTGCTCTCAATGACGGAAATGCCAAACCCTTGACCATATTTTCTCTGGTCGACGACATCGAACGCTTAGGACTGGGATATCACTTTGAGGAAGACATCTCGAGAGCTCTTCGCAGATGTCTCTCGCCGGGTGCGGTCCATAAGAGCCTAGACAAGTCGCTGCACGGCGTAGCTCTCAGCTTTCGGATCCTTAGACAGCACGGCTTTGAAGTTTCTCAAG ATGTTTTCAAGATTTTCATGGATGAAAGCGGCAGTTTTATGAAGACCCTCGGTGGCGATGTCCAAGGTATGCTGAGTCTATACGAAGCCTCCCATCTGGCCTTCGAAGGAGAAGACATCTTGCAGAAGGCTAGAACATTCGCCATCGAGCATCTCCAAAGCCTTGATCCCCACGTTAGCAAAGATCTTCAAGACCAAGTGATCCATGAATTGGAACTACCTCTGCACCGTAGAATGCCATTGCTAGAAGCTCGACGGTCCATTGAAGCTTACAGCAGACGGGGACACACGAATCTCCTCGAACTTGCCGCGACGGAATTCAACACTTCGCAATCAATCCTCCAAAAAGATCTTCGGGAAATGTTAGG ATGGTGGAATACCGTTGGCCTTGCGAAAAGGTTGAGCTTCGCGAGGGATAGACTAATGGAGTGCTTCTTTTGGGCAGTCGGAATAGCAAAGGAGGCTCCGCTCAGTAATTGCCGGAAAGCGGTGACCAAAGCGTTCGCACTGATCCTTGTCCTTGATGATGTGTACGACGTTTTCGGCACATTGGACGAACTGGAGCTATTCACAGACGCTGTTCGCAG ATGGGACCTCGATGCTGTGGAAGATCTTCCTGCCTACATGAAGCTGTGCTACTTAGTTCTCTACAACAGCGTGAACGAGATGGCTTACGACACTCTCAAGGAGACCGGGGAAAACGTCATCCCATATCTAGCCAAAGTG TGGTATGACTTGTGCAAAGCCTTCTTGCAAGAAGCAAAATGGAGTAACAACAAGATCGTCCCTGGAGTCGAAGAGTACTTGAACAATGGGTGGGTATCATCCTCAGGGCAGGTCATGTTGACTCATGCCTACTTCTTATCTAGCCCAGGCATGAGGAAGGAGGAAGTTGAAGCCCTAGAACAGTACCATGACCTCTTGCGGTTGCCGTCCTTGATTTTCCGTCTTACAAACGATATTGCTTCCTCATCG GCTGAGCTAGAGAGGGGAGAGACGACGAACTCGATACGGTGCTACATGCAAGAGAAGGGCATCTCCGAGGTGGAGGCTCGCAAGTGCGTTACAGAACAGATCGACACGGcgtggaagaagatgaacaagtaTTTGGTCGATCGCTCGATTTTCAATCGACCTTTCGTGCGGATGGCCTATAACCTTGCCCGGATGGCGCATTGTGTGTACCAGGACGGAGATGCGATCGGAGCTCCGGACGATCAGTCGTGGACCCGCGTGCACTCCTTGATAATCGAACCCGTGTCTCTCTCGCCATGA